GGCTGAGCCTGGGCGATCGTCGGTTGCTGAACCGGCGCTGCCGGGATAGCCACAGACGGACGAACGATCGGCTTGGCTGCTACCGGGCGAAAGCTGGCGTTGCGATCCGCCACCTCCGCGGCCGTGCGGTCGATACCGGTTGCAACAACAGAAACACGGATCAGGCCTTCGAGTTCTTCATCGAAGGTTGCGCCGAGAATGATGTTGGCGTCTGGATCGACTTCTTCACGGATGCGGGTAGCAGCTTCGTCAACTTCAAAGAGGGTCAGGTCACGGCCGCCGGTGATCGAGATCAGCAGGCCCTGGGCGCCCTTCATCGAGGTTTCGTCAAGCAGCGGGTTGGCGATCGCGGCTTCGGCAGCGGCCATTGCGCGGCCTTCGCCAGACGCTTCGCCGGTGCCCATCATGGCGCGACCCATCTCGCGCATCACCGAACGGACGTCGGCGAAGTCGAGGTTGATGAGGCCTTCCTTGACCATCAGGTCGGTGATGCAGGCAACACCCGAATAGAGAACCTGGTCGGCCATCGCGAAGGCGTCCGCGAACGTCGTCTTGTCGTTGGCGATCCGGAAAAGGTTCTGGTTCGGGATGACGATCAGGGTATCGACCGACTTCTGCAGTTCGGCGATGCCCATGTCGGCGAGCCGCATGCGGCGCGCACCTTCGAAGTGGAATGGCTTGGTAACGACGCCGACTGTCAGGATGCCCTTGTTGCGGGCAGCCTGGGCAACGACCGGAGCCGCACCCGTGCCGGTGCCGCCGCCCATGCCGGCGGTGACGAAGCACATGTGGGTGCCCTGCAGGTGATCGATGATCTCATCGATGCACTCTTCAGCGGCCGCACGGCCGACTTCCGGCTGGGAGCCTGCGCCAAGACCTTCGGTGACCGCGACACCCATCTGGATGATGCGTTCGGCCTTGGTCATGGTCAGCGCCTGGGCGTCCGTGTTGGCGACGACGAAATCGACGCCCTGGAGGCCCGCAGTGATCATGTTGTTGACGGCATTGCCGCCACCGCCGCCGACGCCGAAGACGGTGATGCGGGGCTTAAGCTCGGTGATATCCGGCTTTTGCAAGTTGATGGTCATTGTACCCGTTCCTTCCTGGTTTCTGGCCGCCTTGCCGAGCCGGCCAAATCTTAGAATTTCTTACTCGTAATCGGCCCGCCTTACCTGAGCGGACCGTGAGACCTTAAAAGCTTTCCTTGAGCCACTGCCCGACGCGAGCTATGCGACCCTGTCCACCCGAGAGCGAGGAGAGCAGACCGCCCTGCGACGCGTGGGTTTCCATCTCTGCGACCTGCGGATAGATCATCAGACCGACCGCGGTAGAAAATGCCGGCCCCTTGGCTGCCGCCGGAAGACCGGAGACACCGAGCGGACGACCGATGCGAACATTGCGGGCCAGGATGCGGCGCGCCGCTTCCGGCAGGCCAGTCAGCTGGCTCGCACCGCCGGTCAGAACGACACGCTTGCCGACGATCGGGGAGAAGCCCGAGCGCTGGATGCGATCACGGATCAACTCCAGCGTTTCCTCGATGCGGGCGCGGACGATGCGCGAAACGAGGGCGCGCGGCACATGGGTCGGCTGGTCGCGGTCATCCTCGCCGATTGGCGGAACCGTAACGATATCGCGCTCGTCGGCGCTGGCCGGCAACGCAGAACCGTGAACGACCTTCAGACGTTCCGCATCCTCGATGCGGGTGGAAAGACCGCGCGCCAGATCGGTGGTGACGTGATGGCCGCCAAGCGAGACCGCATCGGCATGCACCAGCTTGCCTTCGGCAAAGACCGAGATCGTCGTCGTGCCACCGCCCATGTCGATGGCGGCGCAGCCGAGTTCGACTTCATCATCCACCAGGGCAGCGAGACCGCTGGCATAGGGAGTAGCGACAATGCCCTCGACCGAAAGATGAGCGCGGTTAATGCAGAGCTCGAGGTTCTTCAGCGCGGCGCGTTCCGCCGTCAGCATGTGCATGTCAACGCCGAGCTGGTCACCGAACATCGCCAGCGGATCGCGAATGCCGCGCTCGCCATCGAGCGAATAGCCGGCCGGTAGCGAATGCAGGACGACGCGGTCCTGGCGCTGGGACTGATGGGCGGCGGCCGCAAGAACCTTCTTGAGGTCAGCTTCTTCGACTTCCTGGCCACCGAGATCTATGGAGGCCGTGTAAATGTCGCTCTGCAGGCGGCCGGCAGAGATATTGACGATGAGGCTGTCGATGGTGAGGCCGGCCATGCGTTCGGCAGCATCGACGGCGAGACGGACAACGCTTTCGGTGGCGTCGAGATCGGCGATCACGCCGTTCTTGATGCCGCGGGATTTGTGGTGACCAATGCCGATCACCTCGATCGAATGGGTGCGGCCCGGCAGGATCTGGCTTTCAGCCTTCGGCGTCAGCCGGCCGATCATGCAGACGACCTTCGTGGAGCCGATGTCGAGAACCGAAACGATATGCGACCGCTTGGACGAAAGCGGCTTCAGACGTGGCAGGCCAAAATGCGAAGAACCAAAAAGGCTCATGTACGGTTCTCCTGCTCCAGCTTCTTGAGCTGCTTTGTACGGGCGTCAACAGCCACTTGACGACGAGCTGCTGCCTCGGCCGTCAGGCGGATGGTGGTACGGTCTTCCAGACGGAGATCGACAGCGGCGATATCGCGCTCGAGCAGTTGCTGCCCCTCTTCCATCGTCGACAGAACCTGCATGGCACGATCGAGATCATGTTCGGGCAACTTGATGACAACACCGTTTTCGAGCTGAAGATCCCAGCGACGGCCCGAAACACGGACGTAAGCCTTCACGCG
This genomic stretch from Pararhizobium capsulatum DSM 1112 harbors:
- the ftsA gene encoding cell division protein FtsA, with protein sequence MSLFGSSHFGLPRLKPLSSKRSHIVSVLDIGSTKVVCMIGRLTPKAESQILPGRTHSIEVIGIGHHKSRGIKNGVIADLDATESVVRLAVDAAERMAGLTIDSLIVNISAGRLQSDIYTASIDLGGQEVEEADLKKVLAAAAHQSQRQDRVVLHSLPAGYSLDGERGIRDPLAMFGDQLGVDMHMLTAERAALKNLELCINRAHLSVEGIVATPYASGLAALVDDEVELGCAAIDMGGGTTTISVFAEGKLVHADAVSLGGHHVTTDLARGLSTRIEDAERLKVVHGSALPASADERDIVTVPPIGEDDRDQPTHVPRALVSRIVRARIEETLELIRDRIQRSGFSPIVGKRVVLTGGASQLTGLPEAARRILARNVRIGRPLGVSGLPAAAKGPAFSTAVGLMIYPQVAEMETHASQGGLLSSLSGGQGRIARVGQWLKESF
- the ftsZ gene encoding cell division protein FtsZ, whose amino-acid sequence is MTINLQKPDITELKPRITVFGVGGGGGNAVNNMITAGLQGVDFVVANTDAQALTMTKAERIIQMGVAVTEGLGAGSQPEVGRAAAEECIDEIIDHLQGTHMCFVTAGMGGGTGTGAAPVVAQAARNKGILTVGVVTKPFHFEGARRMRLADMGIAELQKSVDTLIVIPNQNLFRIANDKTTFADAFAMADQVLYSGVACITDLMVKEGLINLDFADVRSVMREMGRAMMGTGEASGEGRAMAAAEAAIANPLLDETSMKGAQGLLISITGGRDLTLFEVDEAATRIREEVDPDANIILGATFDEELEGLIRVSVVATGIDRTAAEVADRNASFRPVAAKPIVRPSVAIPAAPVQQPTIAQAQPAPVAQQPAPQPVQQVASQADAIAKAIREAELERELFLQTAARPSAPVAQPQEEFRPQSRLFAGAAPVEQVVPQSAPVAQRQLDMPAYQAAPAAQQPVARQEPVVARQEPAAPVIRQQAEQVRMPKVEDFPPMVKAEAEHRAQPVAQEDRGPMGLLKRITNSLGRRDEEGHAVAADMTAGAPSAASQQRRPLSPEASVYAPRRPSLDDRARLTPQPRAHEDDQLEIPAFLRRQSN